Genomic window (Daucus carota subsp. sativus chromosome 5, DH1 v3.0, whole genome shotgun sequence):
GAATTCGCCTggctcgactcgaattacaaccCTAACCCCATGAGTATCACTTCTCGAACTTTCGATTTGTTTTCGAATTTaacgttttatttttaagactgatatattttctgaaaatggtgtttcaaatgagactGGAAATTCGAGAGTGAcccggatgatatattggtgtgaagtgagtgtctagtgtgtgcccatgggcacatgctaagcactgaAATCCATAAATTTGGagagttttgattggtgtggttgttgtaaatgcagggggtccaccattattagagagggtaagccaatcaaaaccaTTCAAAATGTgcacatgggcacacactagaaaaaccgatatatatatttagtttagTGAAAAGTTTCTAAAAAAGCAAGTAGTTTAGTGACAAAAGAATTTATTTTCCTTGattattaagattttttttttaattttagaaacaagagagataaaaataacaaaaatacatAAACCCCGTCCCACTTTTCAGTTTCTCCTACCTCCAACCATCTACTATCTACTATATCTATTATACGAGAACAGCTTTTTACCTTGAGCAAATTTATTCAGGTTTGGAGACCCCAAACCTACTTTCTAACCTCCGCTAATGTTAAGTCATGTCCCTCTGCTTCTTCTACCCGACCTAAAGCTACATGTCAGCGCTGATAACACTATTCAGCATCTGCTTTCGGACTCCATGACGCCCGATCTTGTGACTCATTCAGGTGAGTTCGGTATGACACCGTCGTCTTTCACTCCTGTCATGAGCCAGATTACTTCTCCTAATCATAAAAAAAAGTGAGGAATGTTTCAATCTTATGTTTGTTGGTCATGCTTGCTTTCGATTCTCACTTCAACTCCTGCCCTAATTGAAGATATTCAGGCGGATGACATTACCAACGACTTTCATATTGAAATTAGTGAAATCAGTAATGAtgtaatttatgtttttatgtttAGGGTTTATGGATGATGAATGCCTATTTTTTCGAGCAGGTACAAAAGTGAAGTACAATCTAGTGGTCTTCATGGGAAGAAAGAGTTTTGTTCATAATTGTGATCTTAATCGGGCTTTTGGCTATTTTGTGGAGCCTTTACTTGTTCTTAGCTTCTTCGACTTTGTGATTTAGTTCTGGCTTGATAACTAGAGACAATATTATAGTTTAATAAGAGATATTCACTGCAAATTGGACAAGTGTCAGTGTCACAAGCCCTCTATTTAATCTCATCTAtgttattttacatttttttatttccgTGCAGATGTTGTTGGAATCAACCCACAGCAAAGTGCAGGTATGTCATAATTAGTTCGGTCCTTGTTGTTACTTCCAAATTCATCTTATATTGCTATCTTTGGGGGAAATTTCTGCCCCTGCGCAGATGCTGCTTCAGCCTTGGGCTGGCCACAAGTCGTATGCAGAGAAAGAAGATTCAAGATTTTTGACTTGGAAGTTGGGGCACTTTCGGGGATATCAAACTCAGAAGTGCCTGTGGTACAAGCTGTGTATGCCAGCATGAAAGGATTAATCAAAATGCACAACCCAAGTGTCGTGATCACAATCAATGATATCGATCTTAATGTGATGAAAGCCTTGAAGATGGCAACAGAGACTAATACAAATGGTtctgttttgattttattaccaAGGTCCTCGGTGTCAAAGGCTCTTTGGATGGCCGATTTGCGGGCTACAGCTTTACCAAGTAAGATTATTTCCAAGGCATTTTGTCCATGCactaattatataattgttcATGTACCCAAATTTGATTATGGCTATCTGATATGCACAATAATCTGCATGATTATGTTACAAGTCTTATATATACTACAGAGGATATCGAAGcaactaaatattttagaaaagtcAAAAATACATACTGAGATTTGTTGATATTGAGTCATAAATGAACACCATCCTGGAAGAATATTCACCCTCTGCCAATGTTGGAAAGCTTGTGTCTGCCAGAATAGAATGATGTATCAGAATTTTTGTTGGCAAACTTGGATAAAGTATGACTGCTATTTTTgcaaaattttaagaataaaactGAAGAGAAGTTCAAGCCAAAGCCAGCTTCCCTTGCGGCAAGTCGGAAACAGCTATTGCTGCCAAAAGCTCCTCCAGCTGCTTCAAAACAGGAATGTGGTGGATCTTCATCAGCACTGAAGCCACAAATTGATGACTCATATATCGCTTTTTTGGAGGATATATAAGAGCTGGGTGCTCTTGATAGTTGTGTTGATTTTCAAATGAGATGGTGGAAATGTGAAGAGTTGCATGGAAGTTTCTGAAGGTTAAGCAGTGTATATAGGCCGGGACGATAATGCACAATGATTTATGTGCGGGAGAACATTTCCCCATGGTTTATGGCTGGTTCCTTTCACTAATATTACAGTCATTTGGGACCTCCGCGAAGACTATTaactgcagaagaagaagaagataccAATTATCTGGCTATTTTCTTTGCTTTTTGTAGTTGCCAGAGGCCTCTAGCTCAGCACACACTACAGCTTACCTCTATGTTAATTGCTGGGGCATTATTACAGACCTCAGATGTTGATAGCTACAAGAACTCATCTGTGAGTTTATTATTTCTTGCAAGGCACCTCATGCTTATACACTACAATGACAAGTATATAAATCA
Coding sequences:
- the LOC135152968 gene encoding uncharacterized protein LOC135152968 isoform X1; this encodes MLSHVPLLLLPDLKLHVSADNTIQHLLSDSMTPDLVTHSGEFDVVGINPQQSADAASALGWPQVVCRERRFKIFDLEVGALSGISNSEVPVVQAVYASMKGLIKMHNPSVVITINDIDLNVMKALKMATETNTNGSVLILLPRSSVSKALWMADLRATALPNGVGISPRQSAGFYLELSLELAQEFEVILLKTQTGSKCAFGS
- the LOC135152968 gene encoding uncharacterized protein LOC135152968 isoform X3 codes for the protein MLSHVPLLLLPDLKLHVSADNTIQHLLSDSMTPDLVTHSGEFDVVGINPQQSADAASALGWPQVVCRERRFKIFDLEVGALSGISNSEVPVVQAVYASMKGLIKMHNPSVVITINDIDLNVMKALKMATETNTNGSVLILLPRSSVSKALWMADLRATALPNGVGISPRQSADLLVADV
- the LOC135152968 gene encoding uncharacterized protein LOC135152968 isoform X2 codes for the protein MLSHVPLLLLPDLKLHVSADNTIQHLLSDSMTPDLVTHSDVVGINPQQSADAASALGWPQVVCRERRFKIFDLEVGALSGISNSEVPVVQAVYASMKGLIKMHNPSVVITINDIDLNVMKALKMATETNTNGSVLILLPRSSVSKALWMADLRATALPNGVGISPRQSAGFYLELSLELAQEFEVILLKTQTGSKCAFGS
- the LOC135152968 gene encoding uncharacterized protein LOC135152968 isoform X4 → MLSHVPLLLLPDLKLHVSADNTIQHLLSDSMTPDLVTHSGEFDVVGINPQQSADAASALGWPQVVCRERRFKIFDLEVGALSGISNSEVPVVQAVYASMKGLIKMHNPSVVITINDIDLNVMKALKMATETNTNGSVLILLPRSSVSKALWMADLRATALPNGVGISPRQSADV